The Chitinivorax sp. PXF-14 genome contains the following window.
CTCCTCAACCGTCGCGCTCGAATTCGCTGACTTCGATCATGAAGCGGATCGCCCGGAAGCGGTCGTCGCGCCGCTGCGCCACCGCCACCGTGAAGCCGGGCGGCACGCCGGCCTGCGGCTGGTCCTTCGCGAAAAAGCCGGTGAAGAACAGCTGCAGCGAGGCGATGCTCTCCTGCCCCGGCAGGAGCCACGGCGTGAGCTTGACGATGTAGGTCGAGTCGGGTGAGAACTTCGGGAAGGTGAAGCGCACCCCGCCGAACTTGCTGATGTGCGGCGTGATCGCCTGCAGCCTGTTGTAGGTCGGCGTGACCTTGGCATCCTGCCCTTCGAGCGGGTTGTCCTGCCCCGAGGCGAAATTCAGCTCCATCGTGACCCAGCCCGCCGCGACGATGCCAAACGCCTGCTTGATCGGCCGCCCGACAAACTGGCCGCCCCCCGTCTGCGGCGGCGCCACCGGCACCCAGGCCTGGCCGTCGAAGCCGAGCAGCTGGCCTGCCTGCGGGTGCAGCGCATCGACCTTGTTGCGCTGCAGGGCAACGATCAGGTTGTCCTGGCTGTCGCCGTCGAGCACCACGTCGCCATTCAGCGGCGGCGTGCCGTGGGTATGGTCGCTGCGCGAGTAATTGGCCGAGGCGCCGGCCGTGGCGGGCAGCCCGAAGCGGGTTTCGTCCTCCACCGACGCGCCCGGCGCGGGGATGTCGGCGCTCGCCGGCGCCAGCGGCGTCCACTGCTTGTTCTGGAAGGTCAGCACGTCGCCGGGCTTGGGCTTGACGGCGGCCAGCTCGATGCCACGCAGCGCGGCGACGGTGTTCTTGTCGATGCTGCCGGTCACGTCGCCGGCCAGATCGGGCAGCTTGGGCAGGCCGTGGTCGTGGTCGGCACGGCTGTAGTCCTCGCTTGTGCCCGCCGTCGATGGCTGGCCGAAGCTCGCCGCGGCTGCCACCGTATTGCCGGCCCGCGGCACCGCGCTCTGCCCAAGCGCGCCCAGCAGCCATTCCTGCACCATGCGCAGATGCAGCACATAGGGCCGCACGCCGTCGTCGGGCTGCGGCAGCGGCTGCTTGCTGTCGAGCAGCAGCGCGCCATCCTTGGCGACGAGATCGAGCGTGATGCGCCCGAGCAGCAGCGGGTCGGGGCAGCAGTCGCCGTCGTCCGCCGGGCCGGGGCAGTTCGGCGCGCAGCCGATGCAGCACTGCGCAAATTTGGGCCGCAGCTCGGTGGTCCACAGCTCGAAGGCCAGGCGCAGATACTCGATCACATCATCGGGCGCGATGTGCAGGCTCGTAGGCGGGCTGCCGAACAGGAAATCGCCCGGCGGCGACGCCGGTGGCGGCGAGGCGAACCACGGCGCGACGGCGGCATGGATCGCGGCGAGAAAGTTCGCGCGGTCCGTCGACGGCTGGCCGTTGTCGCGCATGTCGACCTGCCTGAGCCACAGGCAGAAATCGCGGATCGCGTCTTCCTCGCGCTGGCGCGGGCGGTCGAGCATCAGCTTCAGGCAGAAGTCGTCGGCAAGCCGGGTCGCCTGGGTCAGCTCGGCATCGCTGCGGCAGGGCTCGCCCGGAATCGGCATGGCATCGGTGGGGCAATCGCGGTAGCACAGTGCGACGTAGACCGTCAGCGCGCCCGGCGGCGAGCCCAACTGGCGCCGCACCGCGTCGTCGTGGCTGGCGAGCCAGCCGTTGATGTCCGCGCACTGCGCGCTCGGCACGCAGATCAGCTGGCCTTGCGAGCTCAGCGCCGCGCCAGACTCGACGCGCACGCGCGGCCCCTTGTCGCCGGGCTCCACGCTCACGTCGAGCCCGCGCACGGTGCCATAGCCGATCAGGTCGCGCGCGAGCCACTGGTCGCGGTTCTGGTGATAGGCGAACTCCTGGCGGAAGTCGTCCTCGCCCAACACCATGCCGAGCACATAGTTGACGTGCTTGCTCGGGTCCAGCGCGGCGGCATCCAGGTTCGCCGGTGTGCTATCGCAGCAGCCCATGTTTGCTTCCTCTCATATCGTCAGTCCTGCTTTCCGGCCGCGCCACGCGGGCCGTTTCATCCTGTCTGCCGGCCAGCGCCGCTCAGCACTCGATCGGGTAGCGCATGCCGCCGGGCCGGTCGCCGCGCGGCGCCAGATAGCCCTCGCCGACGTGCTGCACGCCCAGCGTGAACGGCGGCTGCAAGGCGCGCGCGCCGCGATCGACGAGGGTATCGAGCCCAAGCCGCGCCTCGCCGACGCGCAGCAGCGCCCAGTAATAGCCGACGTCGAACGTCGTGTGCGCAGGCTTGGCCAGCTCGACCACGCGCTTCGCCACCGCCAGCCTGCGCGCGAGCGCCGTCGTGTCGGCGTCGAGCAGCGAGGGAATCAGCACGCGAAAGCGATGCGCCAGGCCGTCCATCTTCTTCACCACCGTTTCGAACTGGTACCAGTCGCTGAGCGCGGCGCCGTCGCTGGGCAGGCGCTCGGGCGGCACCAGCTCGTCGAGGCTGTGCCAGTCGCCGCGCCACGCGTCGTTGAGCGGTTTGGCGCGCTGGTAGCGGCGCTTGAGAAAGCCTTGCCACAGGCCGCGCGCGCGCAGCAGCCTGCCGTCGCCCGCTGTGGCCAGGTAGTCGCGCCAGTCACGCGCCTGTCGCTCGCTCTGCCACTGCCCGGCGGGCACCGTGATCTCGTCGAAGCTGGCGTAATGGCCGGCGTGCGCGATGTTGAGCTCGCCCACGTCGCCCTCGTAGCGGTCGGTCAGGAAATGGCGCCAGGCCTGCCCTTCGGCGCCGGCCTCGGGGACGAAGCCGAGCTGCTGCGTGGCGAACCTGGCCCACTGCGTGGCCGCATCGGTATCGGTCGGCGCGATCAGCTCGAAGCGCGCATTGGGCGTGGGCTGGCCGGTCCCAGCCTCGATGAATTTGCGATAGCGCGCCTGCAGGCCCGCGCCAAACTCGGCCGGGGTCCAGCGCCCGGCGGGCTGCACCGGCACGCTGCCGGGATCGAGCGGCTCGCCCCACAGCACGCCGGGCGTGCTGCGCGTGAGGTAGCGCTCGACGATGCGGTAGCGTTGGCGCGACTCCGGCACCTGGCCGGGGGCGGCGAAGGCGGTCTCGTCGAGACAGGCATCGAGCGCGAGCGACAGCGCCATCCGCAAGCCGTGGACGGTGCCGCGCCAGGCGTAGACATCGAGCACATGGTGCAGCAGCAGGCGGCGGCGCCATTCCTCCCAGGCCGGGTCGAGCGCGACCTCGTACCAGCTCGCGAGCCAGTCGAGCGCCTCGGGCGGTGCGCTGCGCCAGTCGAACAGCGTGGCAACCTCGACGATGCGGTCCTCGATCTCGGTCAAGGGCGCCTCGATATTGGCCAGGAAGCGGTCGAGGAAGCTCGCCGATTCGGCATCCTCGCGGTACACCGCCGGCAGGTAGCGTTCGAGGTAGGAAAAGCGCGGATACCATGCCCGCACGGCGCGGATGCGCGGCGTGGCGCGGCTGTTGCCGGTGAGTACCAGCCGCAGTTGCAGGTAGCGGCCACGCGCCGCCTGCAGCAAGGTCTCCCAATGGCCGTAGGCGATGCCGTTGCGCGCGGCGGGCAGCCTGAGCCACGGCAGCTCGGGGCCGCCATTGCGCGGATACGGGTCGGGCTCGCGCCGCCACGGCGCCACGGCGAGCGCCACGCGGTCGTTCGCGCAGCGGCTCCAGATCTCGATGCCGGTCTCGGCCGGCAGCGCGGCGTCGAACACCAGCCGGTGCCACACGCAATCGGGCTCGCCGCCGTCGAAACCGCTGTCGGCCGAGTCGATCTCCGCCCGCCCGGCAAAACGCGGCCGGCTCTGCGCCAGCAGCGGCACCCAGCCCTCGCCGAAGTCGTAATGGGCCACGCCGAGCCGCAGCAGCAGGCCCTTGCCGCCGAAACGGCGCATCGGCAGATAGCTGGCCTCGGGCCGCAGCGAGAACTGCGGCTGATCGAGATGGACATCGAAGGCAAAGCCCTGATTGCCCTCGCTCGACGCGACGATCAGTTGCGGCGGCACATCGCCGCTGGCCGGCAGCAGCACGAAATCATGCGCGTGCAACTCGAACGTCGCCCTCTCCTCGTCCACGATCAGCGCCGCCAGCACTTCGAACGACACCGGCTCGCCGAGCCGCTGGGCAGCTCGATAGCGCTCAATGCGCGAGAAGCGCCCCTCGCCGCGGTCGAGGATCAGCACCGAGCCATCGGGCAGCGCCTCGATCGCGATCGGGTCGCCCGACGCCAGCGGCGAGGCGGCCCAGGCGAGGTCGAAGCCGGCCCCGAAGCGCGGCAAGGGCTCGCGCCGCACGCCGCGTGGCGGCTCGGGCTGGAACTGCGCCTCGGGCGCGGCGTCGGGCGCCGGCTCCGGGCCGCCGGGGCAGACACGCAACTGGCGGTCGATGCCCCAGTAACGGCGGTTGGCGCGGTCGAGCACCCACACGCCGCCGCCGGGGCGCGGCGCCATGTCCCACGGCACGAACGGCACCGCTGCCGGCCAGCGCCACACGGTCGGCGCGCCGCCGCCGAACAGGTCGAACAGCAGCAGGCCGGCGGGGGCGATGCTGCCCGCTATCAGGTAGTGGTCCTCGCTCACGGCCAGGCCGCCGAGCAGCGCCGGCGCCGCCTGTGCGACCTCGACCGGGCCGAAATCGCCGGGCAGCCGCCGCAGCGGCGCCGCATCGACGGGCCAGAAGCGGCTCACGCGGCCGTCGCCGGCCGATTGCACCATGATGCTGCGGCGGTCATCGCCTATCCAGTAGACATTGCCATAGCGATCGGCGCCGGCGCCGCGCCGCTGATCGAGCATGGCCGGGCTGTCCGAGCGCTTGAGGCGGAAGGCGAACAGCTCGGACCTGAGCCGCAGGTCGCCGCAGCGCCAGTCGACCGGCGCCGGCGGCTCGGGTGGCGGCGAGGCGTGCCAGGCATCGGCCAGCGGCATGCCGCCGGCGCGCCAGCGGCCCCAGTCGTCGGCCGTGAGCACCAGGTGGAAGCGGCTGCCGTTGGCATTCATCGTGGCTGTCCTAACATTGCTCGGGCACGAAGGGCACCGGCATCACGCGGGTGCCGCTCGGCACATTGTCGAGCGCGCCGGTCGGCTGGCCGCGCAGCGCGTCGAGCGGCAACGCCGGGCCTGCCTGCACCGCGATGCCGAGCACCTGCGGCAGCTGGATGCCGACGATGGGTACGCTGTCGCCGTCGGCATCGCCATCGCGCGCCAGCAGCAGCTCGTTGACCTGCAACACGCCGTCGACGCGCGCCGCCTCGGCCATCAGCTCGCCCTTGCGCACGGCGGTGCGCAGCGGCCAGCCCTGTTCGGCCTGCGCGGCCGGGTCGAGCGCGGCGGCGGCCAGCGCCGAGGCATAGATCGGCGCAAGGAAATCGAGCAGGCGCTGCTTCACCGCGTCGCGCACCTCGGATACCGCATGGCTCGCCTTGACGTCGATGCCGAGACTGAGCCAGATCGGCACATACACCGGGCCGCGCAGCACCAGCTCGGTGGTCACCAGCCGGCGCGGGTCGAGCCAGGCGCACAGCGCGTTGATGAACAGCCGGTCGGGCTCGGGTGCCGCCGGGTGCAGCGGGTCGTGGCTCGGCAGCACCAGCAGCGTGACCACACCGGGCGCGTCGCCGGGCTCGTTCGGCGACAGCTCGGGGTGGAAGGCCGGCAGCACCTCGATGCGGCCGATGTCCACGCCGGGCGCGCGGCGCGCGAGGGTGGCGAAATCGGCGGAGCTCACCAGCCGCTCGCGGTGCTGCAGATAGCGCGCGATCTGCTTTTCACCGTCGGCCACCGTCTCGGCATCGGCCCCGCCCCAGCTGCGGATCGGGTTGACCACGACGATGCCGGCCGGCAAGGCCGGGCCGTTGTTGAGCGCACCGCGCGCGACATTGCCGGCGGCACCGACGCAGGCATCGTAGGAGACGGCCAGGCTGGCGTTCTCGGGTGGCCGCTTGCCATAGCGCACGCCGTCGCCAAAGCGCAACACGCCGGCCTCGTAGTCGGCGACGAACACCTCGACCGGCCTGGACGGCGCCGGCGGCGTGCCGGGCGGCACCTTCCAGTCCGGCTGCGGCACTTCAGGGCCAGCCGCGAGCAGGTCGTCGATCTCCTGCCAGGGCGCGTCGCTGCCCGCCACGCGCAGCGTGATCGAGCCGCGCACCACGGGCTGCCGTGCGAGCTGGCGCGTCTGGTCGGGCTGGCCGTTGCCGGGCGTCAGCACCTCGTTGTTGACGCGGATGCGCTGGCTCACCGTCACCGCGTTGATGCCGGCCCACAGCAGCTGGATCTGCGCCCCCGCCACGGCGCGCACGCGCAGCCAGGTCACGAGCCGCGCATCGAGCTTGGGGTCGTCCAGCATCGGCGGAAAGTCGCCGACGCCGGCTTCGAGCGGATCGAGGTTGTCCCACAGCTGCAGGCCGTCGGCCTCGGGCAGCGTGAGTTCGACCACGCCGGGCCCGGACGTGACATCGCCGAGCGGCCTCGGCTCGCGCCCGGCGTAGCGGGCCGTGGGCGTCGCGTCGGGCGTCACCACCGGCAGCTCGAAGCGCAGCAGCTGGCTCACATCGGGCTGGCGATCGGCGTTCGGCGCCAGGCTGCGCCGCGCGTTGTCGAGCACCGGCGCGAGCCCGAGGCTCAGCGTCTTGCCCGCAAGCGCCTTGCGCAAGGCCGGCAGGTCGGCGCCAGCCGGCCCGAGCAGCGCGATCCACAGCGAGGCGTCGACGGCGTCGCGCGCGAGGTCGATGCCGTCGGGCTCCTGCACGGTCAGCGGCACGGCTTCGTACAGGCTCACGTCGAAGTTCGCCGGCGGGTCCTGGTCCTTGTACGACGCATACAGCAGCTTGTAGTACTGCTGGGTGGCCGCGTCGGGCGCCACCGCGCGCTTGTAGTAGACCAGCGCGTCGAGCGGCAGCACATCGAGCCCGTGCTCGGTGCGGAACGGCACCGCGCCGGCACGCAGTTCGAGGTCGGCGTTCAGCGTGATCACGCCGGCCACGCCGCTCTGGTTGCCCAGCGTGACGATGCCGCGCGCCGCGTTGCCGGGCGCCAGCGGCACGCCGAGCAGCTGCAGGAACTTGCGGCGGTTGCGCTCGGGCACCTGGTCGGCGCGGTAGAGAATGCTCTCGTGCAGGAAGGCGAACAGCTCCAGCAGCGTGCGGCCGGGGTCGCTCGGGCCGCTGTTGGTCCACTCCGGCGTGTGCACCGGAATCCGCGCCAGCATGTCGTTGAGCAATTGCTGGTAGCGGCGCGGGTCGAGCGGCGGCAGGGTCAGGGGCATCAGCGCGCTCCCAGTGTCACGCCCACGCTGAGCCGTTCACGCTGCTGCGTGGCGACCAGCGTGTAGCTGATGGTGGCGATGGCGGTCTCGGCATCCTGCGGGTGCGCCGCCACCTCGACGCCCTGCACGCGGATGCGCGGCTCGAAGGCCGTCAGCGCATCCCGGATGCGGTCGGCGATGGCGACGTGGGTGGCGGCGATATTGGGCTCGAACAGGAAGCGCCCGAGCCCGGCGCCGAAATCGGGCCGGTACAGGCGCTCGCCCGGCTCGGTCATCAGGATGATGCGGATCGCCTCGCGGATGTTGTCCTCCCCGCTCGACCAGCACATATGGCCATCCGCGCCGACGCGCGGCGGGAAGCCGACACCTTGTCCGAACAGCCGGGCCTGATCCATGTGCGGCTCCTATCGTTTCGCCTTGAGCCCCGGCACCGGGAAGCAGGTGATGAACCACGGCAGCCAGCGGAAGATCAGGTCGAGCAGGCTCACCATGATGATCAGCAGGATGAAGGCGCAGATCGTGATGATCGGGATCGACAGCGAGCAGATCATGCCGAGCGCCAGTTGCGGGTCCTTGCCGGTGCAGGGGCCGCCGTCCGCACCGCCCAGGTCCTTGTGGAAGGGCCACGGCAGCACCGACATCACCAGGTCGCCGAAGCTCAGGCCCTTGGCGCGCTGCACCTGGCCGCACAGCACGTTGGAGATCTCGAAGGCGGTGTTCTTGTGAAACTTGCTGAAGCCCGCCGGCGTGGTGTCGAACGGCAGCGCGATGCGGATCGGCCGCGCCGGAGCATCCGGATCGTAGAAGCTGGCGAGCTTGAACGGCTCGGTCGGCGCGCTGACGATGTGCGGATGGATGGGCGCGCAGTGCGGGCGCGACAGCACGCAGCGGATCACGAACCAGCCATCGCGGAAATCGAGCCGGCGCTCGGCCGCGGCCGGCACGGCGGGCGCCGCCGGCGCGCTGGCGAGCGGCAGGCGGCGCACGATCAGCGCCAGCAGCTTGTCGATGCTCTCGACGCGATCGCGGATCGCGCTCTCGCCGCCGGTGCCCTCCTGCACCGCACCGCCCTGCTGCACATCCGCCTGGTCGCCTGGGCCCAGCGGGGGCACGTTGCTGGACACCGGCTGCCACGGCAGCATCGGGTCGGCGAGCGGGAACAGGAAGCCGGGCCAGCCGGCGCTGGACGCGCTGCGCCTGAAGCTCGTCGTGGCCTTGTCGAGACGGTTGCGCGGCGTATCGGCGGCCGGGTCGGGCTCGCCGCTCACCGGCTCGCCCGCGGTGATGGCCTGCAGCGCCTGGCGCAGCGTGCGTTTGACCGCGCTGGCCGGGTAGGCCGGGGTCGCCAGCTGCGCCGCATCGGCATCGCTGAACACGGTGTTTTCAAGCACGGCGTACAGGGGGTCGGCGGGGTCGAGCGCGGTGCTGCCCGCGATCAGCGCCCAGTCGGCGGGCAGATACAGCTTGAGGAAATCCGCCAGCGCCAGCAGCGTGAGCCAGGAGCCATGCTGAAGCTGGTCGCGCGCCTCGTTGACGATGTTGAGCTTGAGCACCGCCGGGTCCTGATCGTCGGCCTTGGCGTTCTGCGGATCGTCGCGCAGCCGCCTCGTCTTGTAGGCGCTCTCGACCAGCCGTTTCCACGGCTCCGTCACCTGCATCCTGAGCGCGGCCATGCGCGCGGTGCGCGGGCTGGCGCCGGTGCTCTGCGCCACGCCGTTGCCGCCGACATCGAGCTTGCGCCCGCCGAGGTACTGCTCGCGCCGCCCCACCGGCACCAGCCCGGCCAGCATGGTGCGGCGGTGGCCGTTAGGCTCGGCGAAATTCAGCGGGAACAAGGGCAGCAGTTCTTCGCCGGCGGCCTGCGTCAGCACGCCGCTGTCCTGCCGGTGGCGGCCGAGCTTCTGCCAGCCCGGCCCCTGCGGCGTGCTCACCCAGGCGTATTCCTCCCAGCTGTCGAGATCGAGCGCCGGCAAGGCATCGCTCGCCGTCAGCGGGGTAGCGGGCATCAGCCGGCGCAGCACGAAGCCGGTCTGCTCCGCCTTGGCGTTGTCGGGCAGGTGGTCGGGAAAGCCCGGCCGCTGGCACACCAGCGAGGCCGTCACCAGGTAGTAGCGCTGGTGCGCCGGCTGGTAGAGCTTGAGCGGCGGCGTGGCGAGCGGCGCCGGCAGCGTGGCCGGCGGGGTCTGCGCGAGCAGGCTGCCGCCGATGCCGAGCCGGGCCAGCGCGCGCGTCTTCAGCGTGCGGGCGCGCTGCGCGAGCGGGCGCGGCGCCGCCAGCAGCTGTTCGCGCCCGGCCTGCTGCGGCTCGCCGCGCCAGGTCTCGTGCCGCGCGCGGTACTGGCCGACCTGGGCCGGATCGCGCGCGAGCACCGCGAACAGCTCCTCCATGAACTGGTCGCTGGCGAAGCGCAGCAGCGCCGGCTGCGCGATGGCACCGGCAAGGCCGCTGCCCTGGTCGCGCACCGAGGGCCACAGCGGTGCGGGGGTGATCCAGTCGAGTAGGTGGGCCATGTTGTCCCTCACCAGATATTGCCGGCGCCCGGCGTGTAGGTGGCGGCGATGATGGTGTTGGTGATGACCGTGTCGGCCTGCACCACGCCGCTGAATTTCGACATGCCGGCATCCACCGTCACCATGCCCGCCGACACCGCCACCTGCGAGGCGTTGACGGTGACCTTGGCCGAGGCGGTGATGGTGATGCCGGCGCTCTCCAGCTTGATCGAGTTGCCGTTGCTGTCGACGATCTCGACCACGCCGGGACCGTCCTTGAGCGATACCTTCTGCCCGCCCGGCGTTTCGAGGATCAGCTTTTCCTGGCCGTCCTGGTCGTCGAGCGTCACCTTGACGCCGTTGCGCGAGCAGATCTGCTTGAGGTAGTTGTTGCC
Protein-coding sequences here:
- a CDS encoding baseplate J/gp47 family protein codes for the protein MPLTLPPLDPRRYQQLLNDMLARIPVHTPEWTNSGPSDPGRTLLELFAFLHESILYRADQVPERNRRKFLQLLGVPLAPGNAARGIVTLGNQSGVAGVITLNADLELRAGAVPFRTEHGLDVLPLDALVYYKRAVAPDAATQQYYKLLYASYKDQDPPANFDVSLYEAVPLTVQEPDGIDLARDAVDASLWIALLGPAGADLPALRKALAGKTLSLGLAPVLDNARRSLAPNADRQPDVSQLLRFELPVVTPDATPTARYAGREPRPLGDVTSGPGVVELTLPEADGLQLWDNLDPLEAGVGDFPPMLDDPKLDARLVTWLRVRAVAGAQIQLLWAGINAVTVSQRIRVNNEVLTPGNGQPDQTRQLARQPVVRGSITLRVAGSDAPWQEIDDLLAAGPEVPQPDWKVPPGTPPAPSRPVEVFVADYEAGVLRFGDGVRYGKRPPENASLAVSYDACVGAAGNVARGALNNGPALPAGIVVVNPIRSWGGADAETVADGEKQIARYLQHRERLVSSADFATLARRAPGVDIGRIEVLPAFHPELSPNEPGDAPGVVTLLVLPSHDPLHPAAPEPDRLFINALCAWLDPRRLVTTELVLRGPVYVPIWLSLGIDVKASHAVSEVRDAVKQRLLDFLAPIYASALAAAALDPAAQAEQGWPLRTAVRKGELMAEAARVDGVLQVNELLLARDGDADGDSVPIVGIQLPQVLGIAVQAGPALPLDALRGQPTGALDNVPSGTRVMPVPFVPEQC
- a CDS encoding phage tail protein, with the translated sequence MNANGSRFHLVLTADDWGRWRAGGMPLADAWHASPPPEPPAPVDWRCGDLRLRSELFAFRLKRSDSPAMLDQRRGAGADRYGNVYWIGDDRRSIMVQSAGDGRVSRFWPVDAAPLRRLPGDFGPVEVAQAAPALLGGLAVSEDHYLIAGSIAPAGLLLFDLFGGGAPTVWRWPAAVPFVPWDMAPRPGGGVWVLDRANRRYWGIDRQLRVCPGGPEPAPDAAPEAQFQPEPPRGVRREPLPRFGAGFDLAWAASPLASGDPIAIEALPDGSVLILDRGEGRFSRIERYRAAQRLGEPVSFEVLAALIVDEERATFELHAHDFVLLPASGDVPPQLIVASSEGNQGFAFDVHLDQPQFSLRPEASYLPMRRFGGKGLLLRLGVAHYDFGEGWVPLLAQSRPRFAGRAEIDSADSGFDGGEPDCVWHRLVFDAALPAETGIEIWSRCANDRVALAVAPWRREPDPYPRNGGPELPWLRLPAARNGIAYGHWETLLQAARGRYLQLRLVLTGNSRATPRIRAVRAWYPRFSYLERYLPAVYREDAESASFLDRFLANIEAPLTEIEDRIVEVATLFDWRSAPPEALDWLASWYEVALDPAWEEWRRRLLLHHVLDVYAWRGTVHGLRMALSLALDACLDETAFAAPGQVPESRQRYRIVERYLTRSTPGVLWGEPLDPGSVPVQPAGRWTPAEFGAGLQARYRKFIEAGTGQPTPNARFELIAPTDTDAATQWARFATQQLGFVPEAGAEGQAWRHFLTDRYEGDVGELNIAHAGHYASFDEITVPAGQWQSERQARDWRDYLATAGDGRLLRARGLWQGFLKRRYQRAKPLNDAWRGDWHSLDELVPPERLPSDGAALSDWYQFETVVKKMDGLAHRFRVLIPSLLDADTTALARRLAVAKRVVELAKPAHTTFDVGYYWALLRVGEARLGLDTLVDRGARALQPPFTLGVQHVGEGYLAPRGDRPGGMRYPIEC
- a CDS encoding GPW/gp25 family protein → MDQARLFGQGVGFPPRVGADGHMCWSSGEDNIREAIRIILMTEPGERLYRPDFGAGLGRFLFEPNIAATHVAIADRIRDALTAFEPRIRVQGVEVAAHPQDAETAIATISYTLVATQQRERLSVGVTLGAR
- a CDS encoding phage baseplate assembly protein V, translated to MHPAQSSELAALMESRVPAGFGGHWYGVCPALVTDIKDPDSQGRVKVKLPWSPDGGTDAYEAWARLATLMGGNNRGSWFVPDVNDEVLVAFEQGDVNRPYVVGGLWNGSDSPPQSMDGSGNNYLKQICSRNGVKVTLDDQDGQEKLILETPGGQKVSLKDGPGVVEIVDSNGNSIKLESAGITITASAKVTVNASQVAVSAGMVTVDAGMSKFSGVVQADTVITNTIIAATYTPGAGNIW